One genomic segment of Strix aluco isolate bStrAlu1 chromosome 14, bStrAlu1.hap1, whole genome shotgun sequence includes these proteins:
- the CDH1 gene encoding cadherin-1, translated as MGWRRGCPALLCLLLLLLQAGHRLCERAASCQPGFTAETFALTVPQESVAAGRALGRVSFADCGERQHAVYLPDDTRFKVSRDGVVSATRPLQLQRREISFTIYTWDAAGKKHSARVTLRRRWHHHHRHNHHQQQQDTAPDVLTFPEHSHGLRRQKRDWVIPPINCPENERGPFPKKLVQIKSNKDKETKVFYSITGQGADSPPVGVFTIERETGWLEVTKPLDREEIDKYFLFSHAVSASGQPVEDPMEIIITVTDQNDNRPVFTKQVFIGYIEENAKPGTSVMTVNATDADDGVNVNNGIIGYSILSEEPKSAQQMFTIDPERGIISVIGTGLDRETTPNYTLIIQAADQEGNGLTNTATAIVEVTDANDNSPIFNPTMYEGRVNENEVGVVVTRLHVTDKDMQGSPAWQAVYRIKSGDQDGDFSITTDPKNNDGILKTAKGLDYETKSKYNLVVTVENAVPFTVPLSLSTASVQVVVGDTNEAPIFVPPVKRVEVTEDLPLGHEVTSYTAQDPDKDQRQKIMYRMGSDPAGWLAIDPENGIVTVAQPLDRESVHAINSTYKAIVLAVDSGSPDATGTGTLLLHLQDVNDNGPMPEPRLFDICNRQPEEQTLNIVDKDLPPNTYPFQAELQHGSSTNWTVKVIRQDLLVLRLTKELEPGEYNIFLKLMDAQGKAQVTTVKAQVCDCEGPAKNCERRAFIASGLGVPAILGILGGILALLILLLLLLLFARRRKVVKEPLLPPEDDMRDNVYHYDEEGGGEEDQDYDLSQLHRGLDARPEVIRNDVAPTLMPAPQYRPRPANPDEIGNFIDENLKAADTDPTAPPYDSLLVFDYEGSGSEATSLSSLNSSASDRDQDYDYLNDWGSRFKKLADLYGGGEDDE; from the exons TGAGCTTTGCGGACTGCGGCGAGCGGCAGCACGCCGTGTACCTCCCAGATGACACGCGGTTCAAGGTGAGCAGGGACGGTGTCGTCTCTGCCACCCGGCCCCTGCAGCTCCAGCGGCGGGAGATCAGCTTCACCATCTACACCTGGGATGCTGCGGGCAAAAAGCACTCGGCCAGGGTGACCCTGCGCAGGCGGTGGCACCATCACCACCGCCAcaaccaccaccagcagcagcag GACACGGCGCCCGACGTGCTGACCTTCCCCGAGCACAGCCATGGCCTTCGGCGGCAGAAGAGGGACTGGGTCATCCCCCCCATCAACTGCCCCGAGAACGAGCGGGGACCCTTCCCCAAAAAGCTGGTGCAG ATCAAATCCAACAAGGACAAGGAGACAAAGGTTTTCTACAGCATCACGGGGCAGGGGGCGGACAGCCCCCCCGTGGGGGTCTTCACCATCGAGCGGGAGACGGGGTGGCTGGAGGTGACGAAACCGCTGGACCGGGAGGAGATCGATAAATATTTT CTCTTCTCCCACGCCGTGTCGGCCAGCgggcagcccgtggaggaccccatggaGATCATCATCACCGTGACCGACCAGAACGACAACCGGCCCGTCTTCACCAAGCAAGTCTTCATCGGCTACATTGAGGAGAACGCGAAGCCGG GCACATCTGTGATGACCGTCAATGCCACTGACGCAGACGACGGGGTCAACGTGAACAACGGCATCATCGGCTACTCCATCCTCAGTGAGGAGCCCAAGAGCGCGCAACAGATGTTCACCATCGACCCGGAGAGGGGCATCATCAGTGTCATCGGCACCGGGCTGGACCGGGAG ACGACTCCCAACTACACGCTGATCATCCAAGCTGCGGACCAGGAGGGCAACGGCCTGACCAACACCGCCACTGCCATTGTGGAAGTCACTGACGCCAATGACAACTCTCCTATCTTCAATCCCACCATG TACGAGGGGAGAGTGAACGAGAATgaggtgggggtggtggtgacCCGGCTGCACGTGACAGACAAGGATATGCAGGGCTCTCCTGCCTGGCAAGCCGTCTACCGCATCAAAAGCGGGGACCAGGACGGTGATTTCAGCATCACCACTGACCCCAAAAACAACGACGGCATCCTGAAAACCGCCAAG GGCCTGGATTACGAGACCAAGAGCAAGTACAACCTGGTGGTGACAGTGGAGAACGCCGTCCCCTTCACCGTGCCGCTGTCGCTCTCCACGGCCAGCGTCCAGGTGGTCGTTGGAGACACAAATGAAGCTCCCATCTTCGTGCCCCCAGTCAAGAGGGTGGAGGTGACAGAGGACCTGCCACTGGGCCACGAGGTCACCTCCTACACGGCCCAGGACCCGGACAAGGATCAGAGGCAGAAAATCAT GTACCGCATGGGCAGCGACCCTGCGGGGTGGCTGGCCATCGACCCCGAGAACGGCATCGTCACGGTGGCCCAGCCGCTGGACCGAGAGTCGGTGCATGCCATCAACAGCACCTACAAGGCCATCGTCCTGGCCGTGGACAGTG GGTCGCCGGATGCCACCGGCACGGGGACGCTGCTCCTCCACCTCCAGGACGTGAATGACAACGGGCCCATGCCGGAGCCTCGGCTCTTTGACATCTGCAACCGGCAGCCCGAGGAGCAGACGCTGAACATCGTCGACAAGGATCTGCCCCCCAACACGTACCCCttccaggcagagctgcagcacgGCTCCAGTACCAACTGGACTGTCAAGGTGATCAGACAAG ACCTGCTGGTGCTGAGGCTGACGAAGGAGCTGGAGCCAGGGGAGTACAACATCTTCCTCAAGCTGATGGACGCGCAGGGCAAGGCACAGGTGACGACGGTCAAAGCTCAGGTGTGCGACTGCGAAGGGCCGGCTAAAAACTGCGAGCGGCGAGCGTTCATTGCCAGCGGGCTGGGCGTCCCCGCCATCCTGGGCATCCTGGGGGGCATCTTGGCGCTGCTGA tcctgctgctgctgctgctgctcttcgcCAGGCGGAGGAAGGTGGTGAAGGAGCCGCTGCTCCCGCCCGAGGATGACATGAGGGACAACGTCTACCACTACGATGAGGAGGGTGGCGGTGAGGAAGATCAG GACTATGACCTGAGCCAGCTGCACCGGGGCCTGGACGCCCGCCCTGAGGTGATCCGCAACGATGTGGCCCCCACCCTCATGCCGGCCCCCCAGTACCGGCCCCGCCCCGCCAACCCCGATGAGATCGGAAACTTCATCGATGAG aACCTGAAGGCGGCCGACACGGACCCCACGGCCCCCCCCTACGACTCCCTGCTGGTGTTTGACTACGAGGGCAGCGGCTCGGAGGCCACCTCGCTCAGCTCCCTGAACTCCTCTGCCTCCGACCGCGACCAGGACTATGACTACCTCAACGACTGGGGCAGCCGCTTCAAGAAGCTGGCGGACCTCTACGGCGGGGGGGAGGACGACGAATag